The DNA segment TACTGGCACTTCGTCGTGGCGATGCTGGTGACGGCCGGCTACGTCGTGGCCGGCGTCTACGCCGTGGGCTGGCTGCGCGGGCGCCGGGACCACTACCACCGGCTCGGCTTCACCATCCCGTTCACGGTCGCCGCGGTGTTCACGCCGGTGCAGTTCATGCTGGGCGACTCCATCGCCCGGCAGGTCTTCCACAAGCAGCCGGTGAAGTTCGCCGCGATGGAGATCGTCTGGAAGACGGACACCCACGTCCCCGAGTACCTGTTCGGCCGGCTGCATGCGGACGGGAGTGTCTCCGGCGGCATCAAGATCCCGCAATTCGACTCCATCCTCGCCGGTTTCAGCCCGGACACCCAGGTGACCGGGCTGACGTCCGTCCCCGCCGACCAGCGGCCCAACCCCACCCAGGCGACCATCGCGCACTGGGCCTTCGACACCATGGTCGGCATCGGCTCCCTGCTCGTGGGTCTTGCCCTGTGGTACGCCCTGATCTGGTGGCGCCGCCGCCGACTGCCCGCCTCCCCCTGGTTCTACCGGTGCGCAGCCGTGTCCGGCGTGGCCTCCGTCGTCGCCGTCGAATGCGGCTGGATCACCACAGAGGTCGGCCGCCAGCCGTGGATCGTCTACGAGAACATGCGGGTCGCCGAAGCGGTCACCTCGACCCGGTCCGGCACGCTGTGGACCATGTTCGGCCTGGTCGTCGTCGTGTACGTGTTCATCTTCGGGTCGTTTCTCGTGATCCTGCTGCGGATGCGCACCCGTTGGCGGCTCGCCGACGAGGAGGACAGGGCGGGAACCGGTGCGCGCACGACGGCCGAGGCACCCGAGACGGACACCCCGTACGGGCCGCGTCCCACGGTCCCGTCCGGCGCTTCGCCGCCGTCCGGCAGCGACGGACCGTCCTCGTCCACGGAGGGCCGGCCGTGATCGCCGATGTCATCGCCGTCGTCCTGCTCCTCGCGATCGCCGCCTACACCTGCGCGGGAGGCACCGACTACGGGGCCGGCTTCTGGGACCTGAGCGCCGGCGGAGCGGAGCGCGGCAAGCGGCCCCGGTGGCTGATCGACCATGCGATGGCGCCCGTGTGGGAGGTCAACAACGTCTGGCTGATCTTCGTACTCGTCATCATGTGGACGGGTTTCCCCGTCCTCTTCCAGCAGTTGTTCCAGTCGATGTGGCTGCCGCTCGCTCTGGCCGTCGTGGGCACGGTCCTGCGCGGCGCGGGGTTCGCGCTGCGCAAGCCCGCCCAGCGGCTGGCCGGACGGCGCCTGTACGGCGCGGTGTTCGCCGTCTCCTCTCTTCTGACGCCGTTCTTCCTCGGCACCGCCGCCGGCGGTGTGGCGTCGGGTCGGGTGACGGCGGACGCCAAGCCCTCGGATCATGCCTGGGCCCACGCCACGCCGGTGCTGTTCGGGGTGCTGGCCGTGGCGACCACCGCCCTGCTCGGTGCGGTGTTCCTCGCTGCGGACGCCCGGCGCTTCGAAGCACCGGATCTGGACGGCTACTTCCGGCGGCGGGCACTGGCCGCCCTGGCCGCCGTCGCCGCTCTGTCCGTGGTGACGCTGATCGTCGCGCACGACGACGCAGCGCATGTGTGGCACGGGCTCACGCACGGTGCGGGACTCGTGTTCGTGGTCGTGGCGGCGGTGAGCACCCTTGCCACGGCCTGGCTGCTGATCCGCCCGTCCGGCGCCTGGTCCCGGGTCACCGCGGTCGGCGTGGTGGCGTCCGCGGTCATCGCCTGGGGCCTGGCGCAGCGGCCGTACCTCGTCCCGAGGTCCCTGACCATCGCGGAGGGCGCGGGAGCCGACACGACGCTGCGTTGGCTGGGGGTGGTCACCCTCGTCGCCGTCGTGCTCGTCATGCCCGCGGTCGTCCTCCTCTACTGGCTGGACACCCACGGGGAGTTGGAGGGCCTCACCGACACCGATCTGCGGCTCGGTGCCGGTGACGACGGCTGAACCCCGCGGCGAAGGGTGAGGGCACGGTGAGCGAGGACGACATCCTGCTGGGGCTCGCCCTGGTCGTGGCCCTCGCCGTCGGCTCCCAGATCCTGGCCGGCCGGCTGCGGATCCCGGCCCTGATCGTGCTCCTGCCGGCCGGGTTCACCGCGGGAGCCCTCACCGACATCGTCCACCCGGACCAGCTTGTCGGAGAGGACTTCTCGTCGCTGGTGTCGCTGTCGGTGGCGCTCATCCTCTACGACGCCGGGCTGGGGCTGGACATGCGCCTGCTCAAGGGCGCGATTCGCGACACCGTCATCCGGCTCCTGGTCTTCCAAGTAGTGCTCACCTGGGTGGCGGTGATGGCCCTGGGGCCGGCCCTGTTCAGCGTTCCGGCGGCCGTGGCCAGCATGATCGGGGTGATCCTCGTGGTGTCGGGGCCGACCGTCGTCGGTCCGCTGCTGGAGCACGTCAGGCCGTCGGACAAGGTGCGGCGTGTGCTGGTGTGGGAGGGCTCCCTCATCGACGCCGTCGGCGGCATCCTCGGCGCCGTCGTCTTCCATTCCATCGTCTCCGGCGGCCTGCAGACCGGTCACTTCCGGGTGGGCTCGTTCCTGGGCAGCATCGCCGTCGGGCTGGCGGGCGGCGTGGTCGGGGCCGCGCTGCTGTGGTTCACCCTCCGGCTGCTCCGTCTCGGTGAGACCCTCGGTACGCTCGCCCAGCTCGCCGTCGTCGTGGTGGTGGCCGCGGGCTGCGACGCGGTGTACGACGACACCGGGCTCATCGCCGCGATCGTCACCGGCCTCGTGGCCGCGAACCTGCCGGGCTTCGACATGCCCGCGCGGCGGCCGTTCTTCGAGACGCTGGTCCAGCTGATCATCGGTCTGCTGTTCGTCGCCATCTCGGCCTCGGTGACGCCCGAGTCGCTCGTTCCGGTGCTGCTGCCCACCCTCGCGCTGGTCGCGGCGCTCGTCCTGGTCGTCAGGCCCGTCATCGCACTGCTGTCCACCGTCAGAACGGACTTCACGGCCCCAGAACGCGCCTTCATCGGGTGGATGGCCCCGCGCGGCATCGTCGCCGCCTCCACCGCCACGACCTTCTCCGCGGCGCTCACCAGCGAGGGGCTGCGCGACGCGGACAAGATCCTCCCGGTCACCTTCCTGGTGATCGTCGGAACGGTCCTCGCCTACGGACTCACCGCGAAGCCCGTGGCCACCAAGCTGGACGTCGTACGCACCGCGCGATACCGGCCGTTGGTGCTGGGCGACGAGCCGTGGGTCGTGGACCTCGCCCGGGCGCTGCGCACCGCCGGGCTGGACGTGCTGATGTGGGCGGGATCCACCCAGGGGCGGGCCCGCATCGAGACTGCGGGATTCGAGCAGGCAGCCGGGGAGCTCATGGCCGTGGCGACCGATCCGCAGGCCCGCCTGGAGGGCGTCACATCGGTCTTCCTGCTCACGGACGACGACGACTTCAACGCGCTTGTCGCGGTCGTCCTGCGGGACAGCGTCGACGGCCCGGTCTACCGGGTGGGCCCACCGCCGGACACCCAGGGCGTGGTCGCCCCCTATATCTCCGGGGAGATCCTCTTCGGCCGGGACCTCGTCCGCCACACCGTCGCCGACCGCCATGGGCGCGGCGCCCGCTTCCACGTACAGCCCGCTTCTGCCCCGTATCCGCCGGGGTACGAGACGCTGTTCGTCGTACGGCCGGACGGGCGCCTGGAGCCGACGACCGAGGCACGGGCGGTCACGTCCGGGGAGCGCGACACGCTCGTGCTGCTCGGCCCCGTGCCGGAACCGGGCGTGGACATGGGCGGTTGAACCGGTGCGTCAGGCTCGTCGCTCGAGCGCCGCGTTCAGAGTGATGGCGGCGTCGATGAGCGCGAGATGGGTGAACGCCTGTGGGAAGTTGCCCAGCTGACGGCCCGTCGGGTCGATCTCCTCCGAGTACAGGCCCAGGTGGTTGGCGTACCCCATCATCTTCTCCAGCACCAACCGCGCCTTTCCGGTCCGTCCCGCGCGTGCCAGGGCGTCGACGTACATGAACGTGCACAGCGAGAAGGTGCCTTCGGAGCCGCGCAGGCCGTCGGGGGACGCGTCGGGGTTGTAGCGGTAGACGAGGCTGTCGCTGACGAGTTCCTGTTCCATGGCGCCGAGGGTCGACGTCCACATCGGGTCCTCCGGCGTGATGATCCCGACCGTCGACATGCGCAGCAGCGAGGAGTCGAGGACTTCGCTGCCGTAGTGCTGGACGAAGGCCCCACGATCCTCGCTCCAGCCCTTGGCCATGACCTGCTCGTAGCAGTCGTCGCGTGCCCTGCGCCAGCGTTCGGAGGCGCCCGGGCGCCCGTTCGCGTCGGAGAGCCGCAGGGCCCGGTCGAAGGCCACCCAGGACATGACGCGGCCGTAGGTGAAGTCCTGCCGGCCGCCACGGGTCTCCCAAAGGCCTTCCTCCGCCTGGTCCCAGTGGTCGACGAGCCAGTCGAGGTTGGTCAGCAGTGAGTTCCACCCGCGGTGCCCCAGCTGCAGACCGTGCCGGTGCGCGAAGTAGATGCTGTCCAGCGCCTCGCCGTAGATGTCCAGCTGGAGTTGCGTGGCGGCGCCGTTGCCGATTCGCACCGGCGCGGAGCCCGCGTAGCCCTCCCAGTGGTCGAGAAGGTGTTCGTCCAGGTCTGAGGAGCCGTCGACCTTGTACATGATGTTCAGTGGACCGGTGTCTCCGTGCCTTCCGGCCCGTTCCCTGACCCGGTCGGCGAGCCACAGGATGAACGCCCGTGCCTCGTCGGTGAAGCCCAGCCCCAGCAGGGCGTACACCGAGAAGGACGCGTCACGGATCCAGGTGAACCGGTAGTCCCAGTTGCGCTCCCCGCCCAGTTGCTCCGGGAGGGCGGCCGTCGGGGCGGCCACCACGGCGCCGGTGGGCGCGAAGGTCATCAGTTTCAGCGTGATCGCGGAGCGCTCCACGGCCTCGCGCCAGCGCCCCGTGTAGCGCGACTGGCCCAGCCAGGTACGCCAGAATCGCACCGTCTCGTCGAAGAGCTGCTGGTATTCGGCCAGGCGTATCTCCCTGGGCGGCCCGTCGGCGCCCCACTCCAGAGCCAGCCCCCGCTCCTGGCCCGCCTCCAGCGTCAGCGTGAAGTGCAGGGCGTCCCGCCGGTCGGCGAGCAGGTCGAGCAGTCGCTCGTCGTCCGCTTCGCGGATGGGGTGCACGGTGAGTGCGGTGCCGTCCTCGGCGGCGAACGCCGCCCCATGCGTGGTGATGTGCAACCGGTGCGCCTGGCGGCCGTAGTCGAACCGCGGCGCTATCTCGACCTCGAACTTCATCCGGCCGCGCACACAGCGGACCATGCGCACCAGACGGTGACTTTCCGTGACCTCCGTGCCGGTCACGGGCATGAAGTCGATCACCTCACCGGCGCCCGCCTCGGTCATGAAGCGGGTGACCAGAATCGCCGTGTCGGGAAAGTACAACTGCTTGGTCGCGTAGGCGCCGTTCTGCGGCCGGACCGTGCAGTTTCCGCCCTTTTCCTGGTCCAGCAGCGCCCCGAACACACTGGGCGAGTCGAATCTCGGGGCGCAGAACCAGTCGATGCAGCCGTCGGTCGTCACCAGGGCGGCCGTCTGCAGATCGCCGAGGAGACCGTGGTCCTCGATCAGTGGGTAGTCGCCCATCGGGGCCACCTCTCGGCGTGCGATTCACCCGAATGCCCCCCGCCTCAGACTAAGCCGGGGGTCGGGGATCGGCGCGCGGGGATGAGGGCGGCGGGGGTGCGGGGGGCGGGCAGGGACCGTCCGGCACGTCCTAGGCTAGTGCCCGGATGCCGCGGCCCGTCGGGTCGCGCGGCGCCACAGTCGCCGCTGGACACGGAGAGCGAGGACACCGACGCCGACGAGGACGACCACGTTGAGCAGCAGCTGGACGAACGATCCCCATACGTGGTCCCAGTCCCCGAACGCCAGTGAGACCGCCATGTCCGAGGCGGCGGGGATGGTGGTGACGGAGATGAAGACACCCAGCAGGGCACTGCCGCGCGCCTCGGTCAGGGAGACGATCCCGACGATGCCAGCGAGGAAGGCCACGGCGACGGAGAAGAAGTTCGGCGTGCCGATGAGGTTGGAGACGGGCCGCAGGCCCAGATCGAAGGCCTCCGACTGAAGGCCGAAGCCCCGGGCCACCGCGGCGAACCCCAAGGTGGCCACGATCGCCAGGGAGAAACCGACCACCAGCGCACGCACACCCTCGCGGACCCTGCGCCTGCTACGGCGGTCGAGGCCGAGCGCGACGCTGGTGATGGCGTTGTACTCGGGGCCGACCACCATGGCCGCCACGATGAGGATCTGAGAGTTCGTCATGATGCCGACCGAGCCGATGACCCCGGCGATGACCAGGAACAGGTAGAAGGACGGCCGGTAGGTGCCCTCCGCCCGGATGCGCGCCTCGACGCCGGCCCACAACGGCGCGTGCACGAGCGCGCTCGGCTGCTCGGCTTCGAGTTGCTCGGCCTGCTGCGAGAACATCACGTCGATACCGTCCACGGCGATCGATCCCGCACGGTCGACGCCCAGTTCGCGCAGCTGCCCCAGCACGTCGTTGGCGGCGCCCTGCACCACGTCGCACTCCACCGCGTCGCCCTGGGGGACCTGGCCCGACCTCACCACGACGAGATTGAGCACGCTGCCGTGCGAGGAGAGCAGGGCGACGGCCGGACGGGTGAGGGCGGACGGCATCACCATGCGGAAGTGGACCAGTTCCATACAGGTCTCCAGGGGCGGGAAACGGGACGCCCCGTCATCCGCCCGGTTCGGCCACCGCTTGCAGGGCCGCTGCCACGACCTGCTCCTGGGGGGCGCTCGCGTCGACGGTGACACCCGGCTCGTCGGCCTGCAGCGGCTCGAGAGTCGCGAACTGGGAGTCCAGCAGCCCCGGCGGCATGAAGTGCCCCTTCCTGCGGGCGATCCGCTCCCCGGCCGACCGGCGATCGAGGGCCAGGTACACGAAGCTCACGTTCGCGCCCTCGCCGGCGCTCCGTAACGCGTCCCGGTACCGGCGCTTCAGAGAGGAGCAGGCGACCACGCCACCACGCCCGTGTGACACGGCCGACCGGATCCGCTGGCTGAGGGACGCCAGCCAGGGCCGGCGATCGGTGTCGTCGAGGGGGTGCCCTGCGGCCATCTTGGCGATCTCGGCCGCGGAGTGCAGTTCATCGCCCTCCAGGAAGGGCACGCCGAGCTGCTGGGCCAGCCACGCACCGACGGTGGACTTCCCGGACGCCGACACGCCCATGACGATCACGACCCGGGGGCCGTCGACCTTTGCAGTCACGCTCCCTCCCTGAGGTGATGGTGGAGCTCCGGTACACGCCCACTATCGCCCCGGGTCCGGCGGGGCGCTGCGCGGGTGGTCCTTTCCGGGACGTCAACTGGCCAGCTCGTAGACGCTCTTTCCTGTCAGCCACAGGCCGATCGCGATGCTGCCGAGCACGATGGCCTGGTGTGCGTGGTCCGCCATCCAGGTGCGCAGGCCCAATAGCCGGCGCCGGGCCGATGCCGGTCTGAGTACGACGTACAGCTCGACGGCGAGCAGACTGGCCGTCGCGACGATGTAGAACGCGATCAGCTGCACCCATGTCGTGCCGTGGGACGTGTCGGCCTCCACCACGGTCACGGCGCCCGCCGCGACGAGCCCCCACGGCTGGAGGAGGACGGCCAGTCCCGCGGCCGGCCAGATCGCGCCGCGGTCCATCCGGGTGGCGAGGAAGGAGAACTTGCCGCGCGACGGCGAGGCTGCGGCGTCGTCTGGCGCCGCGCTCGATGTGCGGTCGTGACCGGGTCGCCGGTGCCGATGCCGGTGGAGGCCGTACCCGATCAGTGACACCCCGACGAGGAGTTTGGCCGCGAGGGTCGCCGTGGGCGGAGGCGACCTCGGAGCGGGGGGCTGCCCGCCGGTCAGTGTCAGGACCAGGGTGATCACCGCGACGAAGCACGCCATCCATCCCGCGAGGAAGGTGAGCCCGGTCCAGGCGCCGTACGGCACGAGGGTAGGCACGGCGGTGATCCGCCGCATCTCTTGAAACCGGCCTCCCCGGCCTCCCCGTACGTGCCCCTCTGGCGGGCGACGGAGTGCCGTGGCCCGCCGAGTCACGCAATCTGGAGACCGGGAAGGAGCGGCGCGATGGAGACTTCCGCACGGATGCCGTCGACGGCAGGGACCGGAACGCCATGCCCGGGCTCCACGCGCGCCGGTGAGTGATGCCGCGCGGGGGCACGGGCGAGGACTCCGCCGAAGGCCACCGGCGGATCCGCTCCCTGCTGCACGCGTCCTGGTGGCGTGGCCGTGTCAGGAGACTGACTGCCTGGCTCAAGGCCGTCCACGCGCGGGTGGAGAC comes from the Streptomyces sp. NBC_00443 genome and includes:
- a CDS encoding DUF389 domain-containing protein, which encodes MELVHFRMVMPSALTRPAVALLSSHGSVLNLVVVRSGQVPQGDAVECDVVQGAANDVLGQLRELGVDRAGSIAVDGIDVMFSQQAEQLEAEQPSALVHAPLWAGVEARIRAEGTYRPSFYLFLVIAGVIGSVGIMTNSQILIVAAMVVGPEYNAITSVALGLDRRSRRRVREGVRALVVGFSLAIVATLGFAAVARGFGLQSEAFDLGLRPVSNLIGTPNFFSVAVAFLAGIVGIVSLTEARGSALLGVFISVTTIPAASDMAVSLAFGDWDHVWGSFVQLLLNVVVLVGVGVLALRVQRRLWRRATRRAAASGH
- a CDS encoding cytochrome ubiquinol oxidase subunit I; amino-acid sequence: MHTTLQVLADAPAQMLPARSLMAFTLASHIILVPLGVALPLITLILHGYGLRRGDRTALLLARRWSAVMAVQFAIGVVTGTVLSFEFGLLWPGLMGRWGDVFGIGFGVEAWAFFLEAVLIAIYLYGWRRLSARTHFLLALPLPATALLGAFGILAANSWMNTPRGFRLDSAGNPVDVDIWKAIFTPMFGPQYWHFVVAMLVTAGYVVAGVYAVGWLRGRRDHYHRLGFTIPFTVAAVFTPVQFMLGDSIARQVFHKQPVKFAAMEIVWKTDTHVPEYLFGRLHADGSVSGGIKIPQFDSILAGFSPDTQVTGLTSVPADQRPNPTQATIAHWAFDTMVGIGSLLVGLALWYALIWWRRRRLPASPWFYRCAAVSGVASVVAVECGWITTEVGRQPWIVYENMRVAEAVTSTRSGTLWTMFGLVVVVYVFIFGSFLVILLRMRTRWRLADEEDRAGTGARTTAEAPETDTPYGPRPTVPSGASPPSGSDGPSSSTEGRP
- a CDS encoding cation:proton antiporter, which translates into the protein MSEDDILLGLALVVALAVGSQILAGRLRIPALIVLLPAGFTAGALTDIVHPDQLVGEDFSSLVSLSVALILYDAGLGLDMRLLKGAIRDTVIRLLVFQVVLTWVAVMALGPALFSVPAAVASMIGVILVVSGPTVVGPLLEHVRPSDKVRRVLVWEGSLIDAVGGILGAVVFHSIVSGGLQTGHFRVGSFLGSIAVGLAGGVVGAALLWFTLRLLRLGETLGTLAQLAVVVVVAAGCDAVYDDTGLIAAIVTGLVAANLPGFDMPARRPFFETLVQLIIGLLFVAISASVTPESLVPVLLPTLALVAALVLVVRPVIALLSTVRTDFTAPERAFIGWMAPRGIVAASTATTFSAALTSEGLRDADKILPVTFLVIVGTVLAYGLTAKPVATKLDVVRTARYRPLVLGDEPWVVDLARALRTAGLDVLMWAGSTQGRARIETAGFEQAAGELMAVATDPQARLEGVTSVFLLTDDDDFNALVAVVLRDSVDGPVYRVGPPPDTQGVVAPYISGEILFGRDLVRHTVADRHGRGARFHVQPASAPYPPGYETLFVVRPDGRLEPTTEARAVTSGERDTLVLLGPVPEPGVDMGG
- a CDS encoding glycoside hydrolase family 15 protein, with protein sequence MGDYPLIEDHGLLGDLQTAALVTTDGCIDWFCAPRFDSPSVFGALLDQEKGGNCTVRPQNGAYATKQLYFPDTAILVTRFMTEAGAGEVIDFMPVTGTEVTESHRLVRMVRCVRGRMKFEVEIAPRFDYGRQAHRLHITTHGAAFAAEDGTALTVHPIREADDERLLDLLADRRDALHFTLTLEAGQERGLALEWGADGPPREIRLAEYQQLFDETVRFWRTWLGQSRYTGRWREAVERSAITLKLMTFAPTGAVVAAPTAALPEQLGGERNWDYRFTWIRDASFSVYALLGLGFTDEARAFILWLADRVRERAGRHGDTGPLNIMYKVDGSSDLDEHLLDHWEGYAGSAPVRIGNGAATQLQLDIYGEALDSIYFAHRHGLQLGHRGWNSLLTNLDWLVDHWDQAEEGLWETRGGRQDFTYGRVMSWVAFDRALRLSDANGRPGASERWRRARDDCYEQVMAKGWSEDRGAFVQHYGSEVLDSSLLRMSTVGIITPEDPMWTSTLGAMEQELVSDSLVYRYNPDASPDGLRGSEGTFSLCTFMYVDALARAGRTGKARLVLEKMMGYANHLGLYSEEIDPTGRQLGNFPQAFTHLALIDAAITLNAALERRA
- a CDS encoding GAP family protein; amino-acid sequence: MPTLVPYGAWTGLTFLAGWMACFVAVITLVLTLTGGQPPAPRSPPPTATLAAKLLVGVSLIGYGLHRHRHRRPGHDRTSSAAPDDAAASPSRGKFSFLATRMDRGAIWPAAGLAVLLQPWGLVAAGAVTVVEADTSHGTTWVQLIAFYIVATASLLAVELYVVLRPASARRRLLGLRTWMADHAHQAIVLGSIAIGLWLTGKSVYELAS
- a CDS encoding gluconokinase, with protein sequence MGVSASGKSTVGAWLAQQLGVPFLEGDELHSAAEIAKMAAGHPLDDTDRRPWLASLSQRIRSAVSHGRGGVVACSSLKRRYRDALRSAGEGANVSFVYLALDRRSAGERIARRKGHFMPPGLLDSQFATLEPLQADEPGVTVDASAPQEQVVAAALQAVAEPGG
- a CDS encoding cytochrome d ubiquinol oxidase subunit II; translated protein: MIADVIAVVLLLAIAAYTCAGGTDYGAGFWDLSAGGAERGKRPRWLIDHAMAPVWEVNNVWLIFVLVIMWTGFPVLFQQLFQSMWLPLALAVVGTVLRGAGFALRKPAQRLAGRRLYGAVFAVSSLLTPFFLGTAAGGVASGRVTADAKPSDHAWAHATPVLFGVLAVATTALLGAVFLAADARRFEAPDLDGYFRRRALAALAAVAALSVVTLIVAHDDAAHVWHGLTHGAGLVFVVVAAVSTLATAWLLIRPSGAWSRVTAVGVVASAVIAWGLAQRPYLVPRSLTIAEGAGADTTLRWLGVVTLVAVVLVMPAVVLLYWLDTHGELEGLTDTDLRLGAGDDG